A DNA window from Bradyrhizobium barranii subsp. barranii contains the following coding sequences:
- a CDS encoding carboxylate-amine ligase, with protein MTFASDVLKLLRLDSSDDKQHLVIRSAGGHGKAAEYSFGIEEEYFLADRRSFEVAIETPNALFESVNWSTGGQAMREMLQSQLEVATNVHVDVNDAREELRFLRREVANVAAQYGFVIMACGTHPTAVWRMSQPSPKPRYEEMIEDLRSIGHRNMMCGMHVHVQLPDPEKRMAVMRAMLPHLPLFIALSASSPFWNSHKTGLKGYRLAAYSELPRTGLPELFETRHDYDEYVGALQRSGVIPDESHIWWAMRPSMRHPTLELRAPDTCTFIDDAVAIASLYRCLTRHLYLRPHRSKEVTAVERAISVENKWRAQRYGTDCIFASKDGPVTISELLARIIDDVAGDAAALNCAAEVEHCRTIVERGSSAEFQLRAYRENAEDIGAVSRWIAASTISGASAPIGSVRAPS; from the coding sequence ATGACATTTGCTTCGGACGTTTTGAAACTGCTGCGCCTCGATTCCTCCGACGACAAGCAGCACCTCGTCATCCGCTCTGCCGGCGGACACGGCAAGGCGGCTGAATATTCCTTCGGCATCGAGGAGGAATACTTCCTCGCCGATCGCCGCAGCTTCGAGGTCGCGATCGAAACGCCCAACGCCCTGTTCGAGTCGGTGAACTGGTCCACCGGCGGCCAGGCGATGCGGGAGATGCTGCAATCCCAGCTCGAGGTCGCCACCAACGTTCACGTCGATGTCAATGACGCCCGGGAAGAGCTGCGGTTCCTCCGTCGCGAGGTCGCCAACGTCGCCGCGCAATACGGCTTCGTCATCATGGCCTGCGGCACGCATCCGACCGCGGTCTGGCGCATGTCGCAGCCGAGTCCGAAGCCGCGCTACGAGGAGATGATCGAGGATCTGCGCAGCATCGGCCACCGCAACATGATGTGCGGCATGCATGTGCACGTCCAGTTGCCAGATCCCGAGAAGCGGATGGCGGTGATGCGGGCGATGCTGCCGCATCTGCCGCTGTTCATCGCGCTGTCGGCCTCCTCCCCGTTCTGGAATTCCCACAAGACCGGGCTAAAGGGCTACCGGCTTGCCGCCTATTCCGAGCTGCCGCGCACCGGCTTGCCCGAACTGTTCGAAACCAGGCACGACTACGACGAATATGTCGGCGCGCTGCAACGCTCCGGCGTGATTCCCGACGAGAGCCATATCTGGTGGGCGATGCGGCCGTCCATGAGGCATCCGACCCTCGAGCTTCGCGCGCCCGACACCTGCACCTTCATCGACGACGCCGTTGCCATCGCCTCGCTCTATCGCTGCCTGACGCGCCATCTTTATCTGCGGCCGCATCGGTCGAAGGAGGTCACGGCGGTCGAGCGCGCGATTTCGGTCGAGAACAAATGGCGGGCCCAGCGCTACGGCACCGATTGCATCTTTGCCTCGAAAGACGGGCCGGTCACCATCTCGGAGCTGCTGGCCCGGATCATCGACGACGTCGCCGGGGACGCAGCCGCGCTGAACTGCGCCGCCGAGGTCGAGCACTGCCGGACCATCGTGGAGCGCGGCAGCTCGGCGGAATTCCAGCTTCGCGCCTATCGCGAGAATGCGGAGGACATCGGGGCGGTCTCGCGCTGGATCGCAGCCTCGACGATCTCGGGCGCGAGCGCTCCGATCGGAAGCGTTCGTGCGCCGTCATAG
- a CDS encoding alpha/beta fold hydrolase — protein MRILKKRSPSLAATALHALAEHPLASTIAATAGLLAAAAFVNRRLADKAQRDNPPQGRFIDIDGVRLHYVERGSGRPLVLLHGNGSMIQDFESSGLIDLAAKDYRVIVFDRPGFGHSLRPRNVVWTPAAQADLFKDALAHLGVDKAIVLGHSWGASVAIALASRHPSLVEALILASGYYFPTARTDAMMAMAGPAIPGFGDILSHTISPILSRLMWPTMLRQLFGPKSVPEKFDGFPKSLAVRPSQLRAGAAEAALMVPSAMLSAKTYGELAMPVTILAGEDDRLIDIDEQSGRLHDEIKHSKMRRVPNAGHMIQQSDTADLMAAVDEAAAETLH, from the coding sequence ATGCGCATACTGAAAAAACGTTCGCCATCTTTGGCGGCCACGGCCCTTCATGCTCTCGCAGAACATCCCTTGGCCTCCACGATTGCCGCGACGGCCGGCCTGCTCGCAGCGGCCGCGTTCGTCAATCGGCGCCTTGCCGACAAGGCGCAGCGTGATAATCCGCCCCAAGGGCGGTTCATCGACATCGACGGTGTTCGGCTGCACTATGTCGAGCGCGGGTCCGGACGCCCGCTGGTTCTGCTCCATGGCAATGGCAGCATGATCCAGGATTTCGAGTCGAGTGGCCTGATCGATCTTGCAGCCAAGGACTATCGGGTCATCGTGTTCGACCGTCCCGGCTTCGGGCACAGTCTGAGGCCGCGCAACGTGGTGTGGACGCCGGCCGCCCAAGCCGACCTTTTCAAAGACGCGCTTGCGCACCTTGGCGTCGACAAGGCGATCGTGCTCGGACATTCCTGGGGCGCATCGGTTGCGATCGCCCTGGCAAGCAGGCACCCCTCATTGGTCGAAGCCTTGATACTGGCGTCGGGCTATTATTTCCCGACGGCCCGCACCGACGCGATGATGGCGATGGCCGGGCCGGCGATACCAGGGTTTGGCGACATCCTCAGTCACACGATCTCGCCGATCCTCAGCCGCCTGATGTGGCCGACTATGCTGCGGCAGCTGTTCGGGCCCAAATCCGTCCCGGAAAAATTCGACGGCTTCCCCAAATCACTGGCGGTGCGCCCGTCGCAGCTTCGTGCGGGTGCCGCGGAAGCGGCGTTGATGGTCCCTTCTGCGATGCTGTCGGCGAAGACTTACGGCGAATTGGCCATGCCGGTCACCATCCTGGCCGGCGAGGACGACCGCCTCATCGACATCGACGAACAGTCCGGCAGGCTGCATGACGAGATCAAGCACAGCAAGATGCGTCGCGTCCCGAATGCGGGTCACATGATCCAGCAATCGGATACGGCTGACCTGATGGCCGCTGTCGACGAAGCCGCGGCGGAAACGCTGCATTGA
- a CDS encoding class II glutamine amidotransferase produces MCRWIAYRGETTSFEPYVTEPEHSLIAQSIRSLQSTAGSNGDGFGLGWYGEHPEPGLYRETRPAWSDENLRYLCRHLRSHLFFAHVRAATGTAVTRQNCHPFSCGQWMFMHNGFVGSWNRLRRKIEALIPDAYYPSRLGTTDSEAVFLAMMGAGLDGDPLGATQTVLQSLVSLVNEGVLRERLRFTSAIANGRDLYAFRVAVNDAANTLYYREAGGGQVVVVSEPFDKETDWTEVPPNHALVARASETLKIVPFDLAISSEADAEPARVRRIIARR; encoded by the coding sequence ATGTGCCGCTGGATCGCATACCGGGGCGAGACCACCTCGTTCGAGCCTTACGTCACCGAGCCCGAGCATTCGCTGATCGCGCAGAGCATCCGCTCGCTGCAATCCACCGCGGGCTCGAACGGCGACGGCTTTGGTCTCGGCTGGTATGGCGAGCATCCGGAGCCCGGCCTTTACCGCGAGACACGTCCGGCCTGGTCGGACGAAAACCTGCGCTACCTCTGCCGCCATCTGCGCTCGCATCTGTTCTTCGCCCATGTGCGCGCCGCCACCGGCACGGCGGTGACGCGGCAGAATTGTCATCCGTTCTCCTGCGGCCAGTGGATGTTCATGCACAACGGCTTCGTCGGCAGCTGGAATCGCCTGCGGCGCAAGATCGAGGCGCTGATCCCCGATGCCTACTACCCCTCGCGGCTGGGCACGACCGATTCGGAAGCCGTGTTCCTCGCCATGATGGGCGCGGGACTCGACGGCGATCCCCTTGGCGCAACGCAAACCGTGCTGCAATCGCTCGTCAGCCTGGTCAACGAGGGCGTGCTTCGTGAGCGCCTGCGTTTCACCAGCGCGATCGCAAACGGCCGGGATCTCTATGCGTTTCGCGTCGCGGTCAACGATGCCGCCAACACGCTCTATTATCGCGAGGCCGGCGGCGGCCAGGTCGTCGTCGTGTCCGAGCCGTTCGACAAGGAAACGGACTGGACGGAAGTGCCGCCGAATCACGCGCTGGTCGCGCGCGCATCCGAAACCCTGAAAATTGTTCCGTTCGACCTTGCAATTTCCAGTGAGGCCGACGCGGAACCGGCCCGGGTCAGGCGGATTATTGCCCGCAGGTAA
- a CDS encoding redoxin domain-containing protein has protein sequence MRPDMMPGVTFPDYELSDHTGKHRKLSELQGGDPMVLVLGRGGFCPKDRRQAEGLLQLHREMEVGYCRLVTITTDNITQTNEYRSGVGAHWPFLSDSRRIVQKDLDIAEYTDPVHNPMIPHVIVLEPGLRVHKIYNGYWFFGRPTVEELRQDLRAVSMNCRPDWDITAPGLKALWDQGHKEHFYPYGKAYVETLGERD, from the coding sequence ATGCGACCTGACATGATGCCGGGAGTAACCTTCCCCGACTACGAGCTCAGCGACCACACCGGCAAGCACCGAAAGCTCTCCGAGCTCCAGGGTGGCGATCCGATGGTGCTCGTTCTCGGCCGCGGCGGCTTCTGTCCGAAGGACCGCCGCCAGGCCGAAGGCCTGCTGCAACTCCATCGCGAGATGGAGGTCGGCTATTGCCGGCTGGTCACGATCACCACCGACAACATCACCCAGACCAACGAATATCGCAGCGGCGTCGGGGCGCACTGGCCTTTCCTGTCGGATTCGCGGCGGATCGTTCAGAAGGATCTCGACATCGCTGAATACACCGATCCCGTCCACAATCCGATGATCCCGCATGTCATCGTGCTGGAGCCCGGCCTGCGCGTTCACAAGATCTATAACGGCTACTGGTTCTTCGGACGCCCGACCGTCGAAGAACTGCGCCAGGATCTCCGAGCCGTCAGCATGAATTGCCGTCCGGACTGGGACATCACCGCGCCCGGGCTGAAGGCCCTCTGGGATCAAGGCCACAAGGAGCATTTTTATCCCTACGGCAAGGCTTACGTCGAAACTCTCGGCGAACGGGACTAG